The proteins below come from a single Streptomyces sp. M92 genomic window:
- the nucS gene encoding endonuclease NucS, whose protein sequence is MRLVIARCSVDYAGRLTAHLPSAPRLILVKADGSVSIHADDRAYKPLNWMSPPCTLKEGSGDEEGVWTVVNKAGEKLIITMEEILHDSSHELGVDPGLIKDGVEAHLQELLADRIETLGEGYTLIRREYPTAIGPVDILCRDAEGGTVAVEIKRRGEIDGVEQLTRYLELLNRDPHLAPVRGVFAAQEIKPQARVLATDRGIGCQVLDYDAMRGIEDDKLRLF, encoded by the coding sequence ATGCGTCTCGTCATTGCCCGCTGCTCGGTCGACTACGCCGGGCGGCTCACCGCCCATCTCCCCTCGGCCCCTCGTCTGATCCTGGTCAAGGCGGACGGCAGCGTCTCGATCCACGCCGACGACCGGGCCTACAAGCCCCTCAACTGGATGTCGCCTCCGTGCACCCTCAAGGAGGGCTCCGGCGACGAGGAGGGCGTCTGGACCGTCGTCAACAAGGCGGGCGAGAAGCTCATCATCACGATGGAGGAGATCCTGCACGACTCCTCGCACGAGCTGGGCGTCGACCCGGGCCTGATCAAGGACGGCGTGGAAGCACACCTCCAGGAGTTGCTGGCCGACCGCATCGAGACGCTGGGCGAGGGCTACACCCTCATCCGCCGCGAGTACCCGACCGCCATCGGTCCCGTCGACATCCTGTGCCGGGACGCCGAGGGCGGAACCGTCGCGGTGGAGATCAAGCGGCGCGGCGAGATCGACGGCGTGGAGCAACTCACGCGCTACCTGGAGCTGTTGAACCGCGATCCGCACCTCGCCCCGGTGCGCGGCGTCTTCGCCGCCCAGGAGATCAAGCCACAGGCCCGCGTGCTCGCCACGGACCGCGGGATCGGCTGCCAGGTGCTGGACTACGACGCCATGCGGGGCATCGAGGACGACAAGCTGCGGCTGTTCTGA
- a CDS encoding SCO5389 family protein, producing MSLDVSPALLEQAERGEVDEAAFVDCVRTSLPYAWEMVSSLVAQLKVDGGAFADNQTPPPDEQARGQLLRALASDAIRGALQRHFGVRLAFQNCHRVAVFPLDSSVDETLTRFTSVRSQVLNQSPEFRDC from the coding sequence ATGTCGCTCGACGTCTCACCGGCCCTACTCGAACAGGCCGAGCGAGGCGAGGTCGACGAAGCAGCCTTCGTCGACTGCGTCCGGACTTCCCTGCCTTACGCATGGGAGATGGTCAGCTCCCTGGTGGCACAGCTGAAGGTCGACGGCGGTGCGTTCGCCGACAACCAGACGCCCCCGCCGGACGAGCAGGCGCGCGGCCAGCTGCTGCGTGCGCTGGCGAGTGACGCCATACGCGGTGCACTGCAGCGGCACTTCGGTGTGCGGCTGGCCTTCCAGAACTGCCACCGGGTGGCGGTGTTCCCGTTGGACTCCTCCGTCGACGAGACGCTGACCCGTTTCACCTCGGTACGCAGCCAGGTCCTGAACCAGTCGCCCGAATTCCGCGACTGCTGA
- a CDS encoding LLM class flavin-dependent oxidoreductase — MRVGSFVLGAQFPGQGHGEALHRAVRSAEVAEEAGLDAVWLAEHHFVPYGTCPSAVTLAALLLGRTRRIRVGTAVSVLPTAHPVALGEQAALLHVTTGGRFSLGVGRGGPWVDLEVFGTGLEAYEKQFPESLDLLMRWLREPAVGASGDRFRFREVPVVPRPSESLSEEPGPEVVVACTSPASVRTAAERGLPMLLGMHVGDEEKAEMVALWRRHARAAGRPSAEIHGAAHVSAGVCQIADRRTDAAETLLKAVPGWLRQGLGAHVTVDGRARRMRDPYAYTELLCGLHPVGTPRLCADRLAATGERTGIDRFALLVEGSGDLAATEENVRRLGAEVLPQLG, encoded by the coding sequence ATGCGCGTTGGAAGTTTCGTGTTGGGCGCCCAGTTCCCGGGCCAGGGTCACGGCGAAGCGCTGCACCGCGCGGTCCGCTCGGCCGAGGTCGCCGAGGAGGCGGGGCTCGACGCGGTCTGGCTGGCCGAACACCACTTCGTCCCGTACGGCACGTGTCCGTCGGCCGTGACCCTGGCCGCGCTGCTGCTGGGCCGCACCCGCCGCATCCGGGTCGGCACCGCGGTGAGCGTGCTGCCCACCGCCCACCCCGTGGCGCTCGGCGAGCAGGCCGCGCTGCTGCACGTCACAACCGGCGGCCGGTTCTCACTGGGCGTGGGCCGGGGCGGCCCGTGGGTGGACCTGGAGGTGTTCGGCACGGGCCTGGAGGCGTACGAGAAGCAGTTCCCGGAGTCACTCGATCTGCTGATGCGCTGGCTGCGCGAGCCGGCCGTCGGCGCCTCGGGCGACCGCTTCCGGTTCCGCGAGGTGCCCGTCGTCCCGCGGCCCTCGGAGTCCCTGTCGGAGGAGCCGGGCCCGGAGGTCGTCGTCGCCTGCACCTCCCCGGCGAGCGTGCGCACGGCTGCCGAGCGGGGGCTGCCGATGCTGCTGGGGATGCACGTCGGGGACGAGGAGAAGGCCGAGATGGTCGCCCTGTGGCGACGGCACGCCCGCGCCGCCGGGCGGCCGTCGGCGGAGATCCACGGCGCGGCCCACGTGTCGGCCGGCGTCTGCCAGATCGCCGACCGGCGCACGGACGCGGCCGAGACCCTGCTCAAGGCCGTGCCGGGCTGGCTGCGCCAGGGACTGGGCGCCCACGTCACGGTCGACGGCCGCGCCCGGCGGATGCGCGATCCGTACGCCTACACCGAACTCCTCTGCGGCCTGCACCCGGTGGGCACGCCCCGCCTGTGCGCCGACCGGCTCGCGGCGACCGGTGAACGCACCGGGATCGACCGCTTCGCCCTGCTCGTCGAGGGGTCCGGAGACCTCGCGGCGACCGAGGAGAACGTACGGCGGCTCGGGGCCGAGGTGCTCCCCCAGCTCGGCTGA
- a CDS encoding ATP/GTP-binding protein yields the protein MSPRRNRPKGAASSGRSAEDDGSGRYGGWQSSESWQGDDWSVRHVAGASAQGKSYRCPGCDQLIPDGVPHVVAWPAHSGVDERRHWHKSCWNAKDRRTTRVQRSRNAPRF from the coding sequence GTGTCCCCGCGTCGCAACCGACCCAAGGGAGCCGCATCGTCCGGCCGCAGCGCCGAGGACGACGGCTCCGGCCGCTACGGCGGCTGGCAGTCGTCGGAGAGCTGGCAGGGTGATGACTGGAGCGTACGGCACGTGGCGGGCGCGAGCGCGCAGGGGAAGTCGTACCGCTGCCCGGGATGCGACCAGCTGATCCCGGACGGCGTCCCGCACGTGGTGGCCTGGCCGGCGCACTCGGGCGTGGACGAGCGCCGGCACTGGCACAAGTCCTGCTGGAACGCGAAGGACCGCCGCACCACGCGGGTGCAGCGGTCCCGTAACGCGCCGAGGTTCTGA
- a CDS encoding ABC transporter permease: MSTPQPPMPQAAPDWQAAPGSPYPTYTSPIPVVPTHLGHAVASEWTKIKSVRSTMWTLGVFIVLVVGLGLLTGAVVASSDTDVDGESPLALGFFGLLLGSICLITLGVLTTASEYGTGMVRTTMTACPSRGRVLAAKAIVFFLVAFVVTLVSATLVALMHVTMLEGNGAGDPTGSEWLKGTVGVSLYVALLGLLSLAIGSIIRHSAGAITIMIGALLAPLVIALFMFAESLKDVQQALFEYSIPNQMSIFYANSLSDSGPSGWDPLWIMLGVTAVAFAGAFALLQKRDV; this comes from the coding sequence ATGAGCACGCCCCAGCCCCCGATGCCGCAGGCCGCACCCGACTGGCAGGCGGCGCCCGGTTCGCCCTACCCCACGTACACCTCGCCGATCCCGGTGGTACCCACGCACCTCGGGCACGCGGTCGCCTCCGAGTGGACGAAGATCAAGTCGGTCCGCTCCACGATGTGGACGCTGGGCGTCTTCATCGTGCTGGTCGTCGGTCTGGGCCTGCTCACCGGCGCGGTGGTGGCGAGCTCGGACACCGACGTGGACGGTGAGAGCCCGCTCGCCCTCGGCTTCTTCGGCCTGCTGCTCGGCAGCATCTGCCTGATCACCCTCGGCGTGCTGACCACCGCCTCGGAGTACGGCACCGGCATGGTGCGCACCACGATGACGGCGTGCCCCAGCCGCGGCCGGGTCCTCGCGGCCAAGGCGATCGTGTTCTTCCTGGTGGCGTTCGTGGTGACGCTGGTCTCCGCCACGCTCGTCGCCCTGATGCACGTGACCATGCTGGAGGGCAACGGAGCCGGCGACCCCACCGGGAGCGAGTGGCTGAAGGGCACCGTCGGCGTCTCGCTCTACGTGGCGCTGCTCGGCCTGCTGTCGCTGGCCATCGGCTCGATCATCCGCCACTCGGCGGGCGCCATCACCATCATGATCGGGGCCCTGCTCGCCCCGCTGGTGATCGCGCTCTTCATGTTCGCGGAGTCCCTGAAGGACGTGCAGCAGGCGCTGTTCGAGTACTCGATCCCGAACCAGATGAGCATCTTCTACGCCAACTCGCTCAGCGACTCCGGCCCGTCCGGCTGGGACCCGCTGTGGATCATGCTCGGCGTGACGGCGGTCGCGTTCGCCGGCGCCTTCGCCCTGCTGCAGAAGCGGGACGTGTAG
- a CDS encoding ABC transporter ATP-binding protein, giving the protein MIEAVGLTKRYGDKTAVHNLSFQVRPGAVTGFLGPNGSGKSTTMRMILGLDNPTAGHVTIGGHPYRRLPNAPRQVGALLDAKAVHGGRSARSHLLSLAQLSGIPARRVDEVLGVVGLQDVAKRRSKGFSLGMGQRLGIAAALLGDPQVLLFDEPVNGLDPEGIHWVRNLMKALAAEGRTVFVSSHLMSEMALTADHLIVIGRGQLMADMSVTDFISANSADFARVRTPDTEPQLREKLTSALTEAGGHVMSEQDGALRVTGLALPRISDIAHDTDVRLWELSPHQASLEEAYMRMTQGAVDYRSTADQKAALQQPLPPGAQPPMPVPGQGQPGWYAPPPPQQGGQPFAAPQGAPGQAPAGPYGAPPAPGGAVPGGGQSANPYAAQQAPQAQSPQPAQQPAQAPQSPAPAAAPPAAAPAPVTDPTKPEDAR; this is encoded by the coding sequence ATGATCGAGGCTGTCGGCCTGACCAAGCGCTACGGCGACAAGACCGCAGTGCACAATCTGTCCTTCCAGGTGCGGCCAGGTGCCGTCACCGGCTTCCTCGGGCCGAACGGCTCGGGGAAGTCGACGACGATGCGCATGATCCTCGGCCTGGACAACCCCACCGCGGGCCACGTCACCATCGGCGGTCACCCGTACCGCAGGCTGCCGAACGCCCCCCGCCAGGTGGGCGCGCTGCTCGACGCCAAGGCGGTGCACGGCGGCCGGTCCGCCCGCAGCCACCTGCTGAGCCTGGCCCAGCTCTCGGGCATCCCGGCCCGGCGGGTGGACGAGGTGCTCGGCGTGGTGGGCCTCCAGGACGTGGCCAAGCGGCGCTCCAAGGGCTTCTCGCTCGGCATGGGCCAGCGGCTCGGCATCGCCGCCGCCCTCCTCGGCGACCCCCAGGTGCTGCTCTTCGACGAGCCGGTCAACGGTCTCGACCCCGAGGGCATCCACTGGGTGCGCAACCTGATGAAGGCGCTCGCGGCGGAGGGTCGTACGGTCTTCGTCTCCTCGCACCTGATGAGCGAGATGGCGCTGACCGCCGACCACCTGATCGTCATCGGGCGCGGTCAGCTGATGGCCGACATGAGCGTGACGGACTTCATTTCGGCCAACTCCGCCGACTTCGCGCGGGTGCGCACGCCGGACACCGAGCCGCAGCTGCGCGAGAAGCTGACGTCGGCGCTGACCGAGGCGGGCGGGCACGTCATGTCCGAGCAGGACGGCGCGCTGCGGGTGACCGGGCTGGCGCTCCCCCGGATCAGCGACATCGCGCACGACACCGACGTACGACTGTGGGAGCTGTCGCCGCACCAGGCCTCACTGGAGGAGGCGTACATGCGGATGACGCAGGGCGCCGTGGACTACCGCTCGACCGCCGACCAGAAAGCGGCTCTCCAGCAGCCGCTGCCGCCCGGCGCGCAGCCGCCGATGCCGGTGCCCGGGCAGGGTCAGCCCGGCTGGTACGCCCCGCCGCCGCCCCAGCAGGGCGGTCAGCCCTTCGCGGCGCCGCAGGGCGCGCCCGGCCAGGCCCCGGCGGGACCGTACGGCGCCCCGCCCGCGCCCGGCGGCGCGGTGCCGGGCGGCGGGCAGTCCGCCAACCCGTACGCGGCACAGCAGGCCCCGCAGGCGCAGTCGCCGCAGCCGGCACAGCAGCCCGCCCAGGCTCCGCAGTCGCCCGCTCCGGCCGCCGCGCCGCCCGCCGCCGCCCCCGCGCCCGTCACCGACCCGACCAAGCCCGAGGACGCCCGATGA
- a CDS encoding ABC transporter permease encodes MSMAATQVVRSEWTKIRSVASTVWTLGLAVVVTIALGMLISALSKSEFDNMGREDQLTFDPTFISFAGTSLGQLAMIVFGVLVVANEYSTGMIRTSLAAVPKRGTFLFSKIAVATALALVVSMITSFATFFLGQAMLGDLKASIGDPGVLRAVIGGGLYMTLIAMFSMGVAAMLRSPMLSLGILMPFFFLISNILGNVPATEKVGRFLPDQAGSKIMQVVAPLDDDVPYGPWGGLGIMALWVIAALVGGYVVLRKRDA; translated from the coding sequence ATGAGCATGGCGGCGACACAGGTCGTCCGGTCCGAGTGGACCAAGATCCGTTCGGTCGCGTCCACGGTGTGGACGCTGGGCCTCGCCGTGGTCGTCACCATCGCCCTCGGCATGCTGATCTCGGCGCTGTCGAAGAGCGAGTTCGACAACATGGGCCGCGAGGACCAGCTCACCTTCGACCCGACCTTCATCAGCTTCGCCGGGACGAGCCTCGGCCAGCTGGCGATGATCGTGTTCGGCGTGCTGGTGGTGGCGAACGAGTACAGCACCGGCATGATCCGCACCTCGCTGGCCGCCGTGCCGAAGCGGGGCACCTTCCTGTTCAGCAAGATCGCGGTGGCCACCGCCCTCGCGCTGGTCGTCAGCATGATCACCAGCTTCGCCACCTTCTTCCTCGGGCAGGCGATGCTCGGCGACCTCAAGGCCTCGATCGGTGATCCGGGCGTACTGCGCGCGGTCATCGGCGGCGGGCTCTACATGACGCTGATCGCGATGTTCTCGATGGGCGTCGCCGCGATGCTGCGCTCGCCGATGCTGTCCCTGGGCATCCTGATGCCGTTCTTCTTCCTGATCTCCAACATCCTGGGCAACGTCCCGGCCACGGAGAAGGTCGGCCGGTTCCTGCCCGACCAGGCCGGCAGCAAGATCATGCAGGTGGTGGCGCCGCTCGACGACGACGTGCCCTACGGACCGTGGGGCGGACTCGGGATCATGGCATTGTGGGTGATCGCGGCCCTCGTCGGCGGGTACGTGGTGCTGAGGAAACGGGACGCCTAG
- a CDS encoding ABC transporter ATP-binding protein, with amino-acid sequence MIELEGLTKRYGEKVAVNNLSFTVRPGIITGFLGPNGAGKSTTMRMVLGLDRPTAGDVRIDGKHYDQLKDPLTYIGALLEAKAWHGGRSAYNHLLCLAQSNGIPTGRVREVLDTVGLTAVAKKKTKGFSLGMGQRLGIAAALLGDPRILMFDEPVNGLDPEGIHWIRNLMKTLASQGRTVFVSSHLMSEMALTADHLVVIGQGRLLADTSMADFIAENSRSYVRVRTPQRERLLDVLHGEGVTVVETGDVLEVDGDKAEAVGELAARHQIVLHELSPQRASLEEAFMQLTAESVEYHAHDGRPAGPVPPGQQRQQQQWGSEWRKG; translated from the coding sequence ATGATCGAGCTCGAGGGGCTGACCAAGCGGTACGGCGAGAAGGTAGCGGTCAACAATCTCTCCTTCACCGTCAGACCGGGCATCATCACGGGCTTCCTCGGCCCCAACGGTGCGGGCAAGTCGACCACCATGCGGATGGTGCTGGGCCTGGACCGGCCGACGGCCGGGGACGTCCGGATCGACGGCAAGCACTACGACCAGCTGAAGGACCCGCTGACGTACATCGGCGCGCTCTTGGAGGCCAAGGCCTGGCACGGCGGGCGCAGCGCCTACAACCACCTGCTGTGCCTCGCGCAGAGCAACGGCATCCCCACCGGGCGGGTCCGCGAGGTCCTGGACACGGTCGGGCTGACGGCGGTCGCCAAGAAGAAGACCAAGGGGTTCTCCCTGGGCATGGGCCAGCGGCTGGGCATCGCCGCGGCGCTGCTGGGGGACCCGCGCATCCTGATGTTCGACGAGCCGGTCAACGGGCTCGACCCCGAGGGCATCCACTGGATCCGCAACCTGATGAAGACGCTGGCCTCCCAGGGCCGTACGGTCTTCGTCTCCTCCCACCTGATGAGCGAGATGGCGCTGACGGCGGACCACCTGGTCGTCATCGGGCAGGGCAGGCTGCTGGCGGACACCTCGATGGCCGACTTCATCGCGGAGAACTCGCGCAGCTACGTACGCGTCCGCACTCCGCAGCGCGAGCGGCTGCTCGACGTGCTGCACGGCGAGGGCGTCACGGTCGTCGAGACCGGCGACGTGCTGGAGGTGGACGGCGACAAGGCGGAGGCCGTCGGCGAGCTGGCGGCGCGGCACCAGATCGTGCTGCATGAGCTGAGCCCGCAGCGGGCCTCGCTGGAGGAGGCGTTCATGCAGCTGACGGCGGAGTCGGTGGAGTACCACGCGCACGACGGCCGGCCGGCCGGTCCGGTGCCGCCGGGGCAACAGCGGCAACAGCAGCAGTGGGGCAGCGAGTGGAGGAAGGGATGA
- a CDS encoding DivIVA domain-containing protein has product MSDTSPYGFEHVRRGYDRAQVDDYIAKLVSDRDSAHSRITALEKRIEELHLETQNAQAQVNDAEPSYAGLGARVEKILRLAEEEAKDLREEARRAAEQHRELAESAAQQVRNDAESYAAERKAKAEDEGVRIVEQAKGDAAQLRSEAQKDAQSKREEADALFEETRAKAAQAAADFETNLAKRREQSERDLASRQAKAEKRLAEIEHRAEQLRLEAEKLRTDAERRARQTVETAQRQAEDIVADANAKADRIRSESERELAALTNRRDSINAQLTNVREMLATLTGAAVAAAGTPADEEPVSRGVPAQQSR; this is encoded by the coding sequence ATGAGCGACACTTCCCCCTACGGCTTCGAGCACGTGCGGCGTGGGTACGACCGCGCTCAGGTGGACGACTACATCGCCAAGCTCGTCTCCGACCGTGACAGCGCTCACTCCCGCATCACCGCTCTGGAAAAGCGCATCGAGGAGCTCCACCTCGAGACCCAGAACGCCCAGGCGCAGGTGAACGACGCCGAGCCGTCGTACGCCGGTCTCGGTGCCCGGGTCGAGAAGATCCTGCGTCTCGCCGAGGAAGAGGCGAAGGACCTGCGCGAGGAGGCCCGGCGCGCGGCCGAGCAGCACCGCGAGCTCGCCGAGTCGGCGGCCCAGCAGGTGCGCAACGACGCGGAGTCGTACGCCGCGGAGCGCAAGGCCAAGGCCGAGGACGAGGGCGTCCGGATCGTCGAGCAGGCCAAGGGCGACGCCGCGCAGCTGCGTTCCGAGGCGCAGAAGGACGCGCAGTCCAAGCGCGAGGAGGCCGACGCCCTCTTCGAGGAGACCCGCGCCAAGGCCGCGCAGGCCGCCGCCGACTTCGAGACCAACCTCGCCAAGCGCCGCGAGCAGTCCGAGCGCGACCTGGCCTCCCGTCAGGCCAAGGCCGAGAAGCGGCTCGCGGAGATCGAGCACCGCGCGGAGCAGCTGCGCCTGGAGGCGGAGAAGCTGCGCACGGACGCCGAGCGCCGCGCCCGCCAGACCGTCGAGACGGCGCAGCGCCAGGCCGAGGACATCGTGGCCGACGCCAACGCCAAGGCCGACCGGATCCGTTCGGAATCCGAGCGCGAGCTGGCCGCCCTCACCAACCGCCGCGACTCCATCAACGCGCAGCTGACCAACGTGCGCGAGATGCTGGCGACCCTCACGGGCGCCGCGGTGGCCGCCGCCGGCACGCCGGCCGACGAGGAGCCGGTCTCCCGCGGGGTCCCGGCCCAGCAGTCCCGCTGA